The following proteins are co-located in the Solanum pennellii chromosome 1, SPENNV200 genome:
- the LOC107003728 gene encoding uncharacterized protein LOC107003728 has protein sequence MAMSCGCLNPRVAGHGCFGVLSCLIRKIRFPCLIHQIYIFFCNIARTYAQLLQGKLYAASMCLIAANTSPPVNVKCRIGLDDHDSYNKLFERSASAQMGFQRVKMSS, from the exons ATGGCTATGAg TTGCGGATGTCTTAACCCCAGAGTCGCTGGACATGGGTGTTTTGGTGTGCTCTCATGCTTGATCCGTAAGATTAGATTTCCTTGCTTGAtacatcaaatatatatttttttctgtaACATTGCTCGGACATATGCAcaacttctacaaggaaagTTGTATGCTGCGTCCATGTGCTTAATTGCTGCAAATACAAGTCCTCCTGTGAATGTCAAATGCAGAATTGGACTTGATGACCATGACTCCTACAATAAACTAT TCGAAAGATCTGCTTCTGCCCAGATGGGTTTCCAAAGGGTAAAAATGAGTTCTTAA